The sequence ATGTTGGCACTTCAAAAGGCGGTTTTTACCATCACTTTACTTCAAAGGATGAATTACTCTATGTCATTCATGATATGTTTATTACCTACGTACTGGAAAAAGCAATGTATGCCATTAATTTGTATGAATCACCGACTAGAAAACTACGAGCTATAATTAAAGATTTTGTCAAAGTATTTGATATTTATAAGCCGCATATTTCTGTATTTTATCAAGAAAGTATTTATCTGAAGCATGAATATGAGGTGATCATTAAAGAAAAGCGAGATTGCTTTAAGAAGCTGATCTTTCATACCATCAAGGAAGGGCAAGAGTGTGGAGAATTTCGCAAGGATCTACCTGTTGAAATAACAGGGATGGCTATTTTAGGAATGGTCAATTGGACGTATAAATGGTACCATCCAGCAGGGAGAAATACAATTGAAGAAATTAGTGACATCTTTGTTGATCTGATTTTGCATGCTGTTGTAGCAAAGGAAACATGGAACCAACTGACTTCCAACGAGCTGTCTGCTGACAGAACAATCCTAAGCGATTAACTTGTTTTCCAGATTACAGACCAACCAGTCGGTCTAATCCAATAAGGGGGAGAAATAATGAATTTTGAGTTGACCAAAGAGCAAGCAATGATAAAAAAGATGGTACGGGATTTTGCAGAATCTGTAATAAGGCCACGTGCCATCGAAATTGATACAACTGCTGCTTTTCCAATTGACATTTTTGAACAAATGGGAGAGTTAGGTCTATTAGGGATACCTTTTCCAGAGGAATATGGTGGTTCTGGAGGTGATACATTATCCTATGCACTTGCAGTTGAAGAAATTGGGCGTATATGTGGCAGTACGGGATTAAGCTATGCGGCAGCAGTTTCTTTAGGTGCAAGCCCTATTTACTACTTTGGTACAGAAGAACAAAAGCAACAATTTTTAACCCCTTTAGCAGAAGGAAAGGCACTTGGCGCATTTGGTTTAACTGAACCAAATGCCGGATCAGATGCTGGTGGTACGAAAACAACTGCTGTAAAGGAAAATGATGAGTTTGTTATTAATGGGGAGAAATGTTTTATAACGAACGCTAGTTTTGCGAAAACACTAATTGTAACCGCTGTCACAGATAAGGATGAAAAAGGTAAAAAGATTATTTCTGCTATTATTGTGCCAACAGATACAGAAGGGGTAGCGATTACGAGTAACTATGACAAAATGGGTGTTCGCGGTTCTGATACAGCTGAAATTGTCCTTGATAATGTTCGTGTACCAACAACAAATCTTCTTGGTGATCCGGAAAAAGGATTTAAACAATTTTTATATACACTAGATGGGGGCAGAATTTCCATTGCAGCACTAGGAGTGGGGATTGCACAAGCATCGTTGGAAAAAGCTTTAAACTATGCCAAAGAAAGAAAGCAGTTCGGCAAACCTATTTCTGATTTTCAAGCAATCCAATTTAAACTAGCAGATATGACGATGGAAGTTGAATTAGCAAGAACAATGGTACATAAAGCAGCATGGTTAAAAGATAATAACAAACCTTTCAGTAAAGAAGCTTCTATTGCTAAACTCTATGCTACTGAGACATCATTTCGCTGTGCTAATCAAGCAATTCAAATCCATGGTGGATATGGCTATATGCGTGAGTATGAGGTTGAACGCTATTTACGTGATGCCAAACTATTGGAAATTGGTGAAGGCACCTCAGAAATCCAACGCCTAGTTATAGCTCGTCAGCTAGGCTGTTAAAGAATTGAGTATAGGGGAGTGAGTCTTTCATGGCACTTTTACATGTTACGATTGGGGAATTACTTGAAAGGCAAGTTGAGTTATACCCGGATCATGAAGCCGTTATCTACCCAGAATTAAACCTTCGAAAAACGTATAAAACCTTTAATGACACTGTAAATATAGCCGCAAAAGGGTTGATGGCGTTAGGAATTGAAAAAGGTGAACATGTTGCTATCTGGTCAGATAATAAACCGGAATGGCTGATTACACAATTTGCAACCGGTAAAATGGGTGCTGTTTTAGTTACAGTGAATACAAACTATCAAGCTAGTGAATTACATTATTTATTAGAACAATCTGATGCAACTACATTAATATTGGCAGAAAGCTATAAAGGAACATCGTATATTGATATTTTAAAGAAAATTTGTCCGGATCTGGAAACTTCCAAGCGAGAAAATCTTCAATTAAAAGCACTGCCTATGCTAAAAAAACTTATTGTTCTCAGTGATCAAACATACCCTTTTACCTACAGTTGGTGGGAGGTGCTTGATTTAGGGCGAAAGATAAGTGATAAAGTATTACAAACACGAAAATCAAGTTTAGGTGAGCATGAAGTAATTAATATGCAATATACATCTGGAACAACTGGATTTCCTAAAGGAGTTATGCTGACCCATCATAACCTTGTAAATAACGGAAAACAAATTGCCGATTGTATGAAACTGACTCATCAAGACAGACTTTGCATCCCAGTTCCATTTTTTCATTGTTTCGGTTGTGTATTGGGAGTTTTAGCGGCTATATCGAAAGGGGCAACAATGGTTTTATTAGAGCAATTTCATCCGGAAAAAGTTTTGAGAGCTGTGTCTTCAGAACAATGTACAGCGCTGCATGGAGTGCCGACGATGTTTATTGCTGAGCTAAATCATCCCAATTTTGATCAATATGATTTATCGAGTTTAAGAACCGGAATTATGTCTGGTTCACCTTGTCCAACGGAAGTAATGACTAAAGTGATGAACAAAATGGGAGCAAAAGAAATCACAATCGCTTACGGTCAAACCGAAGCTTCTCCAGTAATTACTCAGACAAAAACCGATGATCCGATTGAACTCCGAGTGAACACGGTAGGGGCACCACATCCAAACGTGGAAGTGAAAATTGTCATTCCCGGAACGAATCAACAGCAAAAACCCGGCTTACCTGGCGAATTATTAACCCGCGGCTATCTTGTAATGAGGGGGTATTATAATAACCCGGAAGCGACGAAAGAAGCAATTGATGAAGATGGGTGGCTTCACACCGGGGATTTAGCCATTATGCGGGCAGACGGCTATTTGGAAATCACCGGTCGGATGAAGGATATGATTATTCGTGGCGGAGAAAATATTTATCCGCGGGAAATTGAAGAATTTCTTTACCAGCATTCGGATATATTGGATGTACAGATTATAGGTGTGCCTGATAAAAAATACGGTGAAGAAATTATGGCTTGGATTATTCCAAAAGAAAACAGTAATCTAACAGAAGAAGAAATCAGAGACTTTTGTAAAGGAAATATTTCTTGGCACAAAATACCGAGATACATTGAATTTGTAGAAGAATTCCCAATGACAGCAAGTGGTAAAATTCAAAAATATAAGCTGCGAGAAATGGCTCTGGAGCAGCTAGCGTATGAGGGAGGAAAACCATGATTTCTAAACTAGTAATTGCTAATCGGGGAGAGATTGCTGTACGGATCATTCGTACTTGTAAAAAATTAAACATAAAGACGGTAAGTGTCTATTCAGAAGCAGATAAACATGCACCACATGTGAAGCTGGCGGATGAAAGTTATTGTATTGGACCTCCACGGGTTAATGAAAGTTATTTAAACGTAAATAAAATAATAGAAATAGCAAAACAAGCGAAAGCAGAGGCCATTCATCCAGGTTATGGGTTTTTA is a genomic window of Virgibacillus proomii containing:
- a CDS encoding acyl-CoA dehydrogenase family protein; its protein translation is MNFELTKEQAMIKKMVRDFAESVIRPRAIEIDTTAAFPIDIFEQMGELGLLGIPFPEEYGGSGGDTLSYALAVEEIGRICGSTGLSYAAAVSLGASPIYYFGTEEQKQQFLTPLAEGKALGAFGLTEPNAGSDAGGTKTTAVKENDEFVINGEKCFITNASFAKTLIVTAVTDKDEKGKKIISAIIVPTDTEGVAITSNYDKMGVRGSDTAEIVLDNVRVPTTNLLGDPEKGFKQFLYTLDGGRISIAALGVGIAQASLEKALNYAKERKQFGKPISDFQAIQFKLADMTMEVELARTMVHKAAWLKDNNKPFSKEASIAKLYATETSFRCANQAIQIHGGYGYMREYEVERYLRDAKLLEIGEGTSEIQRLVIARQLGC
- a CDS encoding AMP-binding protein; this translates as MALLHVTIGELLERQVELYPDHEAVIYPELNLRKTYKTFNDTVNIAAKGLMALGIEKGEHVAIWSDNKPEWLITQFATGKMGAVLVTVNTNYQASELHYLLEQSDATTLILAESYKGTSYIDILKKICPDLETSKRENLQLKALPMLKKLIVLSDQTYPFTYSWWEVLDLGRKISDKVLQTRKSSLGEHEVINMQYTSGTTGFPKGVMLTHHNLVNNGKQIADCMKLTHQDRLCIPVPFFHCFGCVLGVLAAISKGATMVLLEQFHPEKVLRAVSSEQCTALHGVPTMFIAELNHPNFDQYDLSSLRTGIMSGSPCPTEVMTKVMNKMGAKEITIAYGQTEASPVITQTKTDDPIELRVNTVGAPHPNVEVKIVIPGTNQQQKPGLPGELLTRGYLVMRGYYNNPEATKEAIDEDGWLHTGDLAIMRADGYLEITGRMKDMIIRGGENIYPREIEEFLYQHSDILDVQIIGVPDKKYGEEIMAWIIPKENSNLTEEEIRDFCKGNISWHKIPRYIEFVEEFPMTASGKIQKYKLREMALEQLAYEGGKP
- a CDS encoding TetR/AcrR family transcriptional regulator, encoding MRTDLREKIIQSSLLLFEKKGFHGVTVNEIVADVGTSKGGFYHHFTSKDELLYVIHDMFITYVLEKAMYAINLYESPTRKLRAIIKDFVKVFDIYKPHISVFYQESIYLKHEYEVIIKEKRDCFKKLIFHTIKEGQECGEFRKDLPVEITGMAILGMVNWTYKWYHPAGRNTIEEISDIFVDLILHAVVAKETWNQLTSNELSADRTILSD